In Streptomyces longhuiensis, the following proteins share a genomic window:
- a CDS encoding helix-turn-helix transcriptional regulator has product MLAPVETRCVSPVFVGRAGELGVLNKALARATTGEPQAMLLGGEAGVGKTRLVEEFALAAGREGAVVALGGCVEIGADGLPFAPFSTALRALRRLLPEEFVAAAAGQETELARLLPELSPAPTGRDGRHDEESMARLFELTARLLERVAADRTVLVVLEDLHWADASTRHLLSYLFRTLRSGRLVIVATYRADDVHRRHPLRPLLAELDRLRTVTRLELDRFSRDEVARQVAGIFAAEPEQAQVDDIFERSDGNAFFVEELAVATSDGCCTGLSETLRDVLLVRVESLPEDAQRVARIVAEGGSTVEYALLAAVARLGEDELIEALRAAVGANILLATPDGDGYRFRHSLVREAVGDDLLPGERSRLSRRYAEALEADPSLVRADERVTRLASYWYHAHDPAKALPAVLDASVEARRRHAYSEQLRLLERAMNLWDETPEDIRAELRPVDYTEVYPPCGCDPATTPLRYLDLMAEAAVAGRLCGERERSLKITKRALRLIDDADDEKDPLRAAWFWIQRSRLVPSLGRGDGWAEIATAQELVRGLPPSEVHAEVLTNVASWGMLHNPGEETLAAAERAVEYARMVKAEDIELNARLTLGSLLVDAGEADRGLAEMYAVRDRVVEIGLVPQVGRVHINLASALESAGRSLESVTVAESGMDLCRRYGLLDSEGWVLTNMAESLTSLGRWTEADAVVDTALRSSALSAKPRGTAALRRATVALGRGDHAEAAAQLAAARAAYGTHDTMPQYALPLSALAVGIAAAAGGTQGLLDARAELARVVAEGIPPSNQRYAWPLLVAAAVAEADARGLPTAEPGRAEAVDRIRTAAKHLATPMPVWLAHEQWVRAELLRAEGRDTPDDWSHPLTTFESLDRPHDLARVRFRAAESLLAAAATFDDERERATELLRLAGAVADHIGARPLTEAVALLAQRARLTLNPAAPRPQVPADPAEELGLTSRERDVLRLVAAGRSNRQIAEELFISPKTASVHVSNILAKLGVGGRGEAAALAHRLRLFAPTG; this is encoded by the coding sequence ATGCTCGCCCCTGTGGAGACCAGGTGCGTCAGCCCGGTGTTCGTCGGTCGCGCCGGCGAACTGGGCGTACTCAACAAGGCGCTCGCCCGTGCCACCACGGGGGAGCCGCAGGCCATGCTGCTCGGCGGGGAGGCGGGAGTCGGAAAGACCCGTCTCGTCGAGGAGTTCGCGCTCGCCGCGGGACGCGAGGGCGCCGTCGTCGCGCTCGGCGGATGCGTCGAGATCGGTGCGGACGGGCTTCCGTTCGCCCCCTTCTCGACCGCTCTGCGCGCCCTGCGCCGGTTGCTGCCCGAGGAGTTCGTCGCGGCGGCCGCCGGACAGGAGACCGAGCTCGCACGGCTCCTGCCCGAACTCTCCCCGGCGCCGACCGGACGCGACGGACGCCACGACGAGGAGAGCATGGCCCGGCTCTTCGAGCTGACGGCCCGTCTCCTGGAACGCGTGGCCGCGGACCGCACCGTCCTCGTCGTCCTGGAAGACCTCCACTGGGCCGACGCCTCCACCCGCCACCTCCTCTCCTACCTCTTCCGTACGCTGCGCAGCGGCCGTCTCGTCATCGTGGCCACGTACCGCGCCGACGACGTCCACCGCCGTCACCCCCTGCGCCCGCTCCTCGCCGAACTCGACCGCCTGCGCACCGTCACCCGCCTCGAACTCGACCGCTTCAGCCGCGACGAGGTGGCCCGCCAGGTCGCCGGGATCTTCGCCGCCGAGCCCGAACAGGCCCAGGTCGACGACATCTTCGAGCGCTCCGACGGCAACGCGTTCTTCGTCGAGGAACTGGCCGTCGCCACCAGCGACGGCTGCTGCACCGGTCTGTCCGAGACGCTGCGCGACGTGCTCCTCGTCCGCGTCGAGAGCCTTCCCGAAGACGCCCAGCGCGTGGCCAGGATCGTCGCCGAGGGCGGCTCCACCGTCGAGTACGCGCTGCTCGCCGCCGTCGCGCGGCTCGGCGAGGACGAACTGATCGAGGCCCTGCGCGCCGCCGTCGGCGCCAACATCCTGCTCGCCACCCCCGACGGGGACGGCTACCGCTTCCGCCACTCCCTGGTCCGCGAGGCCGTCGGCGACGACCTCCTGCCCGGCGAACGCTCCCGCCTCAGCCGCCGCTACGCCGAGGCGCTCGAGGCCGACCCCTCGCTCGTCCGCGCCGACGAACGCGTCACGCGCCTCGCGAGCTACTGGTACCACGCCCACGACCCGGCCAAGGCCCTGCCCGCCGTCCTCGACGCATCCGTCGAGGCCCGCCGCCGGCACGCCTACTCCGAGCAACTGCGGCTCCTGGAACGGGCGATGAACCTCTGGGACGAGACCCCCGAGGACATTCGCGCCGAACTGCGCCCCGTCGACTACACCGAGGTCTACCCGCCCTGCGGCTGCGACCCCGCCACCACGCCCCTGCGCTATCTCGACCTGATGGCCGAGGCGGCCGTCGCCGGCCGGCTGTGCGGTGAGCGCGAACGCTCCCTCAAGATCACCAAGCGCGCCCTGCGTCTCATCGACGACGCCGACGACGAGAAGGACCCCCTGCGCGCCGCCTGGTTCTGGATCCAGCGCTCCCGCCTCGTCCCGTCCCTCGGCCGTGGCGACGGCTGGGCCGAGATCGCCACCGCCCAGGAACTCGTACGCGGACTGCCGCCGTCCGAGGTGCACGCCGAGGTCCTCACCAACGTCGCCTCCTGGGGCATGCTCCACAACCCCGGCGAGGAGACCCTGGCCGCCGCCGAACGGGCCGTCGAATACGCCCGCATGGTCAAGGCCGAGGACATCGAACTGAACGCGAGACTCACCCTCGGCAGCCTCCTCGTCGACGCGGGCGAGGCCGACCGCGGCTTGGCCGAGATGTACGCCGTCCGCGACCGCGTCGTCGAGATCGGCCTCGTCCCGCAGGTCGGCCGCGTCCACATCAATCTCGCCTCCGCCCTGGAGAGCGCGGGCCGCTCCCTCGAGTCCGTGACCGTCGCCGAGTCGGGCATGGACCTGTGCCGCCGGTACGGCCTCCTCGACTCGGAGGGCTGGGTCCTGACCAACATGGCCGAGTCCCTCACCTCCCTGGGCCGCTGGACCGAGGCCGACGCCGTGGTCGACACGGCACTGCGGTCCTCCGCCCTGAGCGCCAAGCCCCGCGGCACGGCCGCCCTCCGCCGCGCGACCGTCGCTCTCGGCCGCGGCGACCACGCCGAGGCGGCCGCCCAGCTCGCCGCCGCCCGCGCCGCCTACGGCACCCACGACACCATGCCTCAGTACGCGCTGCCCCTGTCCGCCCTCGCCGTAGGCATCGCGGCCGCCGCCGGCGGCACCCAGGGACTCCTCGACGCCCGCGCCGAACTCGCCCGCGTCGTCGCCGAGGGCATCCCGCCCAGCAACCAGCGCTATGCCTGGCCCCTTCTCGTCGCCGCCGCAGTCGCCGAGGCCGACGCGCGGGGCCTGCCGACCGCGGAGCCCGGCCGCGCCGAAGCCGTCGACCGCATCCGCACGGCCGCCAAGCACCTGGCCACCCCCATGCCCGTGTGGCTCGCCCACGAACAGTGGGTCCGCGCCGAACTCCTGCGTGCCGAAGGCCGCGACACCCCTGACGACTGGTCCCATCCCCTCACCACCTTCGAGTCGCTCGACCGCCCCCACGACCTCGCCCGCGTCCGCTTCCGCGCGGCGGAGTCCCTCCTCGCGGCAGCCGCCACGTTCGACGACGAGAGGGAGCGGGCCACGGAACTGCTGCGGCTCGCCGGAGCCGTCGCCGACCACATCGGAGCGCGCCCGCTCACCGAAGCGGTCGCCCTCCTCGCCCAGCGCGCCCGCCTCACCCTGAACCCCGCCGCGCCACGTCCTCAGGTCCCTGCCGACCCCGCCGAGGAACTCGGCCTGACCAGCCGCGAACGCGACGTCCTGCGTCTCGTCGCCGCCGGACGCAGCAACCGCCAGATCGCCGAGGAGCTCTTCATCTCCCCGAAGACGGCGAGCGTCCACGTCTCCAACATCCTCGCCAAGCTGGGCGTCGGCGGCCGCGGCGAGGCGGCCGCCCTGGCCCACCGCCTGAGACTGTTCGCGCCCACGGGCTGA
- a CDS encoding DUF6191 domain-containing protein, with protein sequence MFEELFSPGRKHTNEERKRLELTRVDLNDGDPGRGPIDLTSGKVVVRIPAQSPPGLTDTTDQGPTDPTDESEPGEPAPEADAPDPAVPAPSDGET encoded by the coding sequence ATGTTCGAGGAGCTGTTCTCACCCGGCCGCAAGCACACCAACGAGGAGCGCAAACGGCTGGAGCTGACCCGCGTCGACCTCAACGACGGCGACCCGGGGCGCGGCCCCATAGACCTCACCTCCGGCAAGGTGGTGGTCCGCATCCCTGCCCAGAGCCCACCGGGCCTGACGGACACGACGGATCAAGGTCCGACGGACCCGACGGACGAATCGGAGCCGGGGGAGCCGGCCCCCGAGGCGGACGCGCCCGACCCCGCCGTCCCCGCCCCCTCCGACGGCGAGACCTGA
- a CDS encoding PQQ-dependent sugar dehydrogenase: MLAVLACASILFTAGCSSGDDGPPDSRHSASPGSSEPGSSASGSSGGDTGPAKGSVKVVRTVAEGLNSPWGLAPVPGDGLLVSSRDEATITRVDTKTGKKTEVGTVPGVVPGGEGGLLGLALSPSFASDHWLYAYFTAKSDNRIVRMRYDAKKPPGDQLGAPETVFKGIPKGTNHNGGRIAFGPDKLLYVGTGETYVTKYAQDKKSPGGKILRMTPDGKPAPGNPFGDSVVYTYGHRNVQGLAWDKDKRLWASEFGQDTWDELNLIVPGDNYGWPDVEGKSGKSGFHDPVAVWHTSEASPSGIAYTEGSVWMAGLRGERLWRIPLKGAKVAAEPQSFLIDKATEQGKYGRLRTVVAAGTNKLWLTTSNTDSRGTPRKGDDRILELEVS; this comes from the coding sequence ATGTTGGCCGTGTTGGCCTGCGCCTCGATCCTGTTCACGGCGGGGTGTTCCTCGGGTGACGACGGTCCGCCGGACAGCCGGCACAGCGCCTCCCCCGGCTCGTCCGAACCAGGATCGTCCGCTTCCGGGAGCTCGGGGGGCGACACCGGTCCGGCGAAGGGTTCGGTGAAGGTGGTGCGCACGGTCGCCGAGGGTCTGAATTCCCCCTGGGGCCTGGCCCCAGTGCCGGGCGACGGCCTGCTGGTGTCCTCGCGGGACGAGGCGACGATCACGCGGGTCGACACGAAGACGGGCAAGAAGACCGAGGTTGGCACCGTGCCCGGGGTGGTCCCGGGCGGCGAGGGCGGACTGCTCGGGCTGGCCCTCTCCCCGTCGTTCGCCTCCGACCACTGGCTGTACGCGTACTTCACCGCGAAGTCGGACAACCGCATCGTGCGGATGCGGTACGACGCGAAGAAGCCGCCGGGTGACCAGCTGGGCGCGCCCGAGACGGTGTTCAAGGGCATCCCGAAGGGCACGAACCACAACGGCGGGCGCATCGCGTTCGGCCCGGACAAGCTGCTCTACGTGGGCACGGGCGAGACGTACGTCACGAAGTACGCCCAGGACAAGAAGTCCCCGGGCGGCAAGATCCTCCGGATGACCCCGGACGGCAAGCCGGCGCCCGGAAACCCCTTCGGCGATTCGGTGGTCTATACGTACGGTCACCGCAATGTGCAGGGGCTCGCCTGGGACAAGGACAAGCGGCTGTGGGCCTCGGAGTTCGGCCAGGACACATGGGACGAGCTGAACCTGATCGTGCCGGGTGACAACTACGGCTGGCCCGACGTGGAGGGCAAGAGCGGCAAGTCCGGCTTCCACGACCCGGTGGCCGTCTGGCACACGTCCGAGGCGTCACCGAGCGGCATCGCCTACACGGAGGGCTCGGTCTGGATGGCGGGCCTGAGAGGCGAGCGGCTGTGGCGGATCCCCCTGAAGGGGGCGAAGGTGGCGGCCGAGCCCCAGTCCTTCCTCATCGACAAGGCGACCGAGCAGGGCAAGTACGGAAGATTGCGCACAGTGGTCGCCGCGGGCACGAACAAGCTGTGGCTGACGACGAGCAACACGGACTCGAGAGGCACACCCCGGAAGGGCGACGACCGGATCCTGGAGCTGGAGGTGTCCTGA
- a CDS encoding aldo/keto reductase — translation MERRTIGAAALEVGAIGLGCMPMSWAYTGSRQRGDESVRTVHAALDRGSTLLDTADMYGPFTNELLLGRVLKERRGDAFVSTKCGLLVGEQHIVANGRPGYVKRACDASLRRLQTDTIDLYQLHRADPEVPVEETWGAMAELVGAGKVRALGLCAVGARATRRGRAGLHAGTIRQLERVQQVFPVSAVEAELSVWSPDALETLLPWCEARGVGFLAAMPLGNGFLTGTLTPGQGFEPDDLRARHPRFTAEMMAANQPIVAGLRRIAARHGEAVTPAQVALAWVLSRGRHVVPVPGAKRERWAAENAAAAELRLTDRDLTEIGELPRARGSWD, via the coding sequence GTGGAGCGCAGGACGATCGGGGCGGCAGCGCTCGAGGTGGGCGCGATCGGGCTCGGGTGCATGCCGATGAGCTGGGCCTACACCGGCTCGCGGCAGCGGGGGGACGAGTCCGTACGCACTGTGCATGCCGCGCTGGACCGGGGGTCGACCCTGCTGGACACGGCGGACATGTACGGGCCGTTCACGAACGAGCTGCTGCTCGGACGGGTCCTGAAAGAGCGCCGGGGCGACGCCTTCGTGTCGACCAAGTGCGGGCTGCTCGTCGGGGAGCAGCACATCGTCGCCAACGGCCGGCCCGGGTATGTGAAGCGGGCCTGCGACGCGTCGCTGCGGCGGCTCCAGACCGACACGATCGATCTGTACCAGCTGCACCGGGCCGACCCCGAGGTGCCCGTCGAGGAGACGTGGGGCGCCATGGCGGAGCTGGTGGGCGCGGGGAAGGTGCGGGCGCTCGGGCTGTGCGCGGTGGGGGCGCGGGCGACGCGGCGGGGCAGGGCCGGGCTGCATGCGGGAACGATCCGGCAGTTGGAGCGGGTGCAGCAGGTGTTCCCGGTGAGCGCGGTGGAGGCCGAGCTCTCGGTGTGGTCGCCGGATGCCCTGGAGACGCTGCTGCCGTGGTGCGAGGCGCGGGGCGTGGGGTTCCTCGCGGCGATGCCGCTGGGCAACGGCTTCCTCACGGGCACGCTGACGCCGGGGCAGGGCTTCGAACCGGATGACCTGCGGGCCCGGCATCCCCGGTTCACCGCGGAGATGATGGCGGCCAACCAGCCGATCGTGGCGGGCCTGCGCCGGATCGCCGCGCGGCACGGGGAAGCGGTCACTCCCGCGCAGGTGGCGCTGGCGTGGGTGCTGAGCCGCGGACGGCACGTGGTCCCGGTGCCGGGGGCCAAGCGGGAGCGGTGGGCGGCGGAGAACGCCGCGGCTGCGGAGCTGCGGCTCACTGACCGTGACCTGACGGAGATCGGAGAGCTGCCGCGGGCTCGGGGGTCTTGGGACTGA
- a CDS encoding 2-hydroxyacid dehydrogenase, which produces MSAEVSADVWLPFRADEVPGLPEGLNYRFWDGGPDFPADPADCAFYVVPYMKGADVGVRPMAQMTSVRAVQTLSAGVDHVQGGLKSLPSGVQLCNARGVHEASTAELTVALILASLRGIPGFVRGQESEEWRSGFYPALADKNVLIIGYGSIGSAIEDRLAPFECARVVRVARSARTTARGPVHPLTDLPALLPDADVVILSTPLNEATRGLANAAFLARLKDGALLVNVARGPVVDTEALLAELESGRITAALDVTDPEPLPQGHPLWHAPGVLVSPHVGGSTSAFWPRAKRLLAAQLTRFAAGEPLENVVLTTD; this is translated from the coding sequence ATGAGTGCTGAGGTATCCGCCGACGTTTGGCTCCCGTTCCGTGCAGACGAGGTCCCCGGGCTCCCCGAGGGGCTCAACTACCGCTTCTGGGACGGCGGCCCCGACTTCCCCGCCGACCCGGCCGACTGCGCCTTCTACGTGGTCCCCTACATGAAGGGCGCGGACGTCGGCGTACGTCCCATGGCGCAGATGACGTCCGTACGGGCCGTGCAGACGCTCTCCGCCGGCGTCGACCACGTACAGGGAGGCCTCAAGTCGCTCCCGTCGGGCGTGCAGCTGTGCAACGCGCGCGGTGTGCACGAGGCGAGCACCGCCGAGCTCACCGTCGCCCTGATCCTGGCGTCCCTGAGGGGCATCCCCGGGTTCGTGCGCGGACAGGAGAGCGAGGAGTGGCGCTCCGGTTTCTATCCGGCGCTGGCCGACAAGAACGTACTGATCATCGGGTACGGGTCGATCGGCTCCGCCATCGAGGACCGGCTCGCTCCCTTCGAGTGCGCGCGGGTGGTGCGCGTCGCACGCTCCGCCCGCACGACCGCACGCGGCCCTGTGCACCCGCTCACCGACCTGCCGGCGCTGCTCCCGGACGCGGACGTGGTGATCCTTTCGACGCCGCTCAACGAGGCGACGCGTGGTCTCGCGAACGCGGCCTTCCTGGCACGACTCAAGGACGGCGCCCTCCTCGTGAACGTCGCGCGCGGGCCCGTCGTCGACACCGAGGCGCTCCTGGCCGAACTGGAGAGCGGCCGGATCACCGCCGCTCTCGACGTCACCGATCCCGAACCCCTGCCCCAGGGGCACCCGTTGTGGCACGCTCCGGGAGTACTCGTCAGCCCGCACGTCGGCGGCTCCACATCCGCCTTCTGGCCGCGGGCCAAGCGCCTGCTCGCCGCGCAGCTGACCCGGTTCGCGGCGGGAGAACCGCTCGAGAACGTCGTCCTGACGACGGACTGA
- a CDS encoding putative bifunctional diguanylate cyclase/phosphodiesterase translates to MSAPGTVITGRRLFQGGGSSLASQLVFALLCGGYATGSALGWGSDRLALFMGDFGLSAAAAVAAVSNFAYARSRRSRFRPAWILFAVSSAMASLGNGVWGWYEVVLQRPVPTPSLADLFFLCFAPPAIIGLLVLAKRPFTKAGWVCLALDAWLIAGSLITLSWSLALAHTARFEGQSVTRTALSLAYPLLDIALVSMVLALHFRRSPGNRTAVNTAIGALALTVMCDALFTSPLLHASYRSGEILDAGWFAGSLLLACAPWVGPRHGEHDGGPAFARYQVTRPISGSLAALTPYLAAAVCTLGILYNVLNGHSVDRVVLFTACTVVLALVVRQGIMLLDNITLTQELAQKENHFRSLVQGSSDVIMIAAPNGILRYVSPAAAGVYGRDAEELVGSELASIIHPEDLGRVVHEVRRFLAASQIEEPTTRIECRFRSGAGAWLNVESTINRHHGGLILNSRDVTERVRLQAQLQHNAEHDPLTDLPNRALFTKRVGHALGGRRATDHGTAVLFIDLDGFKQVNDTIGHQAGDELLVHAARRLAESVRSGDTAARLGGDEFAALIVGEGSRDDTAREQHIYELADRLRVTLSQPYTIDGNDVRVAASIGVAFAEPDVSAGELLRNADLAMYRAKAAGKGRVELYAPQMQADVVRKAELATRLRTALHEGEFALLHQPVVSLDTGRITSVAAQARWRSTQGILFTPAEFLRTAEEGERTAELGRWMLEEAVEQAAERGRRGHAVPVAVRISARRLLDRSLPLGSIEALLTRHGLPSGALVIELADSDPRVPLDELERRLTALRRLGVRIALDGFGSGYAAITALRRLPVDVLKLDRSLVEGVVESARLHKITSGLLRIAGDLGLNSVADGVDLPEQVVALRAMGCTHGQGMAFSGPLDEYRLRRALASGNYPVPSGPAEPVFAGVPSPSGRTALLRSHDETPVPLT, encoded by the coding sequence GTGAGCGCCCCCGGGACCGTGATCACCGGCCGTCGTCTGTTCCAGGGCGGAGGGTCCAGCCTCGCCTCGCAGCTCGTGTTCGCCCTCTTGTGCGGCGGGTACGCCACGGGGTCCGCGCTCGGCTGGGGATCCGACCGGCTCGCCCTGTTCATGGGTGACTTCGGGCTCAGCGCCGCCGCCGCGGTCGCCGCCGTGTCGAACTTCGCGTACGCACGCAGCCGGCGCAGCCGCTTTCGACCGGCGTGGATCCTGTTCGCGGTCTCCTCCGCCATGGCGTCCCTGGGGAACGGAGTGTGGGGCTGGTACGAGGTCGTCCTCCAGCGCCCCGTGCCGACGCCGAGCCTCGCCGACCTCTTCTTCCTGTGCTTCGCGCCGCCCGCCATCATCGGGCTGCTCGTCCTCGCCAAGCGCCCCTTCACCAAGGCCGGTTGGGTCTGTCTCGCGCTCGATGCCTGGCTCATCGCCGGCTCTCTGATCACGCTGTCCTGGAGCCTCGCCCTCGCGCACACCGCGCGGTTCGAGGGGCAGAGCGTCACCCGTACCGCGCTCTCCCTCGCGTACCCCCTCCTCGACATCGCGCTGGTCAGCATGGTGCTCGCGCTGCACTTCCGCCGCTCGCCCGGCAACCGCACGGCGGTGAACACCGCGATCGGCGCGCTCGCCCTGACCGTGATGTGCGACGCCCTGTTCACCTCGCCACTGCTGCACGCGAGTTACCGCTCGGGGGAGATCCTCGACGCCGGCTGGTTCGCCGGGTCGCTGCTGCTCGCGTGCGCGCCCTGGGTGGGGCCGCGGCACGGGGAGCACGACGGGGGCCCCGCGTTCGCGCGGTACCAGGTCACCCGCCCGATCTCCGGATCGCTCGCGGCGCTCACGCCCTATCTGGCCGCCGCCGTCTGCACGTTGGGGATTCTCTACAACGTCCTCAACGGCCACAGCGTGGACCGCGTGGTCCTCTTCACGGCCTGCACGGTCGTCCTGGCGCTCGTCGTGCGCCAGGGCATCATGCTCCTCGACAACATCACCCTCACCCAGGAGCTGGCACAGAAGGAGAACCACTTCCGCTCCCTGGTGCAGGGCTCCAGCGACGTCATCATGATCGCCGCGCCGAACGGCATCCTCAGATACGTCAGCCCGGCCGCGGCCGGGGTCTACGGGCGTGACGCCGAGGAACTCGTCGGGTCCGAGCTCGCCTCGATCATCCATCCCGAGGACCTCGGGCGCGTGGTCCACGAAGTGCGCCGCTTCCTCGCGGCGAGCCAGATCGAGGAGCCCACGACCCGGATCGAGTGCCGCTTCCGCTCCGGCGCCGGCGCCTGGCTGAACGTGGAGTCGACGATCAACCGCCATCACGGCGGCCTCATCCTCAACAGCCGGGACGTCACCGAACGGGTGCGTCTCCAGGCGCAGTTGCAGCACAACGCCGAGCACGATCCGCTCACCGACCTGCCCAACCGCGCCCTGTTCACCAAGCGGGTCGGCCATGCGCTCGGAGGTCGCCGCGCCACCGACCACGGCACGGCCGTCCTCTTCATCGACCTCGACGGCTTCAAGCAGGTCAACGACACCATCGGCCACCAGGCGGGCGACGAACTCCTCGTCCACGCCGCCCGGCGGCTGGCCGAATCCGTGCGCTCCGGGGACACCGCCGCCCGACTGGGAGGCGACGAGTTCGCGGCGCTGATCGTCGGCGAGGGCAGCCGGGACGACACCGCGCGTGAGCAGCACATCTACGAGCTCGCGGACCGCCTCAGGGTCACGCTCTCGCAGCCGTACACCATCGACGGCAACGATGTCCGGGTGGCCGCCTCCATCGGCGTCGCCTTCGCCGAACCCGACGTGTCCGCAGGCGAGTTGCTGCGGAACGCGGACCTGGCGATGTACCGGGCGAAGGCCGCGGGCAAGGGCCGGGTGGAGCTGTACGCGCCCCAGATGCAGGCCGATGTCGTCCGCAAGGCGGAGCTGGCCACCCGACTGCGCACCGCCCTGCACGAGGGAGAGTTCGCCCTGCTGCACCAGCCCGTCGTCTCCCTCGACACGGGCCGGATCACGTCGGTCGCCGCGCAGGCCCGCTGGCGCTCGACCCAGGGCATCCTGTTCACGCCCGCCGAGTTCCTGCGCACCGCCGAGGAGGGCGAGCGCACCGCCGAGCTCGGCCGCTGGATGCTGGAGGAGGCCGTCGAGCAGGCCGCCGAGCGCGGCCGCAGAGGTCATGCCGTGCCCGTGGCCGTCCGGATCAGCGCCCGCAGGCTCCTCGACCGGTCGCTGCCCCTCGGCTCCATCGAGGCGCTCCTGACCCGGCACGGGCTGCCCTCCGGCGCGCTGGTGATCGAGCTGGCCGACAGCGACCCCAGGGTCCCCCTGGACGAACTGGAGCGCCGTCTCACCGCGCTGCGCAGACTCGGCGTCCGGATCGCCCTGGACGGCTTCGGCAGCGGATACGCGGCCATCACGGCGCTGCGCAGGCTCCCTGTCGATGTACTGAAACTCGACCGCAGTCTCGTAGAAGGAGTAGTGGAATCCGCTCGCCTGCACAAGATCACCAGTGGTCTGCTGCGCATCGCCGGCGACCTCGGCCTGAACTCCGTGGCCGACGGCGTCGACCTGCCCGAGCAGGTCGTCGCACTGCGCGCCATGGGGTGCACACATGGACAGGGGATGGCCTTCTCCGGGCCGCTCGACGAGTACCGGCTGCGCCGCGCGCTGGCCTCGGGGAACTACCCGGTGCCCAGCGGTCCCGCCGAGCCGGTGTTCGCGGGCGTTCCGTCACCGTCCGGCCGGACGGCCCTGCTTCGCTCACATGATGAGACTCCCGTCCCACTTACTTGA